The following coding sequences lie in one Kribbella sp. NBC_00709 genomic window:
- the nuoH gene encoding NADH-quinone oxidoreductase subunit NuoH, which yields MTIPLAVPDAGVGHDPWWVILIKVLFIFVFLVVLTLFNIWWERRVVARMQHRIGPNVHGPFGLLQSLADGVKLMLKEDLMPKGVDRLVFVLAPAIVAVPAFLTFAVIPFGPTVKIPGTDTYTRLQLTDLPVSVLYIMAIASIGIYGIVLGGWSSNSTYSLLGGLRSSAQMISYEVAMGLALVTVFLFAGSLSTSDIVAAQSHQTVHWFGASIPLPGWYGFLLFPSFVIYVISMVGETNRAPFDLPEAEGELVAGFLTEYSSIKYAMFFLAEYINMATVSALATTLFLGGWRAPWPISLWDGANSGFWPVLWFLGKLMCFIFFYIWLRGTLPRLRYDQFMKLGWKILIPISLAWILLVATVRAVGRETNFSRTTLLVAAAVVLVIAVISMFVPQKPKDEDKLEVADGKEFDAFAGGFPVPPPITTQQSETKSGAASRG from the coding sequence ATGACAATCCCACTCGCCGTGCCGGATGCGGGGGTCGGACACGATCCTTGGTGGGTCATCCTCATCAAGGTCCTCTTCATCTTCGTCTTCCTGGTTGTGCTGACGCTGTTCAACATCTGGTGGGAACGCCGGGTGGTGGCGCGGATGCAGCACCGGATCGGGCCGAACGTGCACGGACCGTTCGGTCTGCTGCAGTCGCTGGCCGACGGTGTGAAGCTGATGCTGAAGGAGGACCTGATGCCCAAGGGCGTCGACCGGCTGGTCTTCGTCCTGGCACCCGCGATCGTCGCCGTCCCGGCCTTCCTCACCTTCGCGGTGATCCCGTTCGGGCCGACGGTGAAGATCCCGGGCACCGACACCTACACCCGGCTGCAGCTCACCGACCTGCCGGTCTCGGTGCTGTACATCATGGCGATCGCCTCGATCGGCATCTACGGCATCGTGCTCGGCGGCTGGTCGTCCAACTCGACGTACTCGCTGCTCGGCGGCCTGCGGTCCAGCGCCCAGATGATCTCGTACGAGGTCGCGATGGGCCTGGCGCTGGTGACCGTGTTCCTGTTCGCGGGCTCGCTGTCCACCTCGGACATCGTGGCGGCGCAGTCGCACCAGACCGTGCACTGGTTCGGAGCGTCGATCCCGCTGCCCGGGTGGTACGGGTTCCTGTTGTTCCCGTCGTTCGTGATCTACGTGATCTCGATGGTCGGTGAGACCAACCGGGCGCCGTTCGACCTGCCCGAGGCCGAGGGCGAGCTGGTGGCCGGCTTCCTGACCGAGTACTCCTCGATCAAGTACGCGATGTTCTTCCTGGCGGAATACATCAACATGGCGACCGTGTCCGCGCTGGCCACCACGCTGTTCCTGGGCGGCTGGCGGGCGCCCTGGCCGATCTCGCTCTGGGACGGCGCGAACTCCGGCTTCTGGCCGGTGCTGTGGTTCCTGGGCAAGCTGATGTGCTTCATCTTCTTCTACATCTGGCTGCGCGGAACGCTGCCGCGGCTGCGCTACGACCAGTTCATGAAGCTCGGCTGGAAGATCCTGATCCCGATCTCGCTGGCCTGGATCCTGCTGGTCGCCACCGTCCGCGCGGTCGGCCGGGAGACCAACTTCAGCCGGACGACGCTGCTGGTCGCGGCCGCCGTCGTCCTGGTGATCGCGGTCATCAGCATGTTCGTCCCGCAGAAGCCGAAGGACGAAGACAAGCTTGAGGTTGCCGACGGCAAGGAGTTCGACGCCTTCGCCGGTGGCTTCCCGGTCCCACCACCGATCACCACTCAACAGTCCGAGACGAAATCGGGGGCAGCCTCCCGTGGCTAG
- a CDS encoding NADH-quinone oxidoreductase subunit M: MNIGWLTLLLLLPFVGAIATMLVPKAKGLLSKQVALGFSLVTLVLTAIVAIGYHRNGAEDYAETHTWIKAFGAHYALGLDGVGVVLVVLTALLSPIVIIASWNDAQDGRWSEKSFFAWILGLEALSIGVFAATDVFLFYVLFEATLIPMYFLIGGFGGPQRSYAAVKFLLYSLLGGLLMLASVVGLYVVSAKHGAPSYLLSDMMKLDISQNTERWLFLGFFFAFAVKAPMVPFHTWLPDAAGEATPGTSVLLVGILDKIGTFGMIRFCLGLFPNASEWATPVVLVLALISVLYGALLAIGQTDIKRLIAYTSISHFGFIVMGIFALTSQGLTGSTLYMFNHGLSTAALFLVAGYLISRRGSARIADYGGVEKVAPVLAGTFLFAGLSSLALPGLSPFISEFMVLAGTFSRHKVIAVIAVTGIVLAALYILLMYQRTMTGPVRDGIEKLKDLNKREVLAIAPLVILIIGLGIFPKPVVDIIKPAVESTMQRVGVTDKAPQIPVTEGQK; the protein is encoded by the coding sequence GTGAACATCGGTTGGCTGACCCTGTTACTGCTCCTGCCGTTCGTCGGGGCCATCGCGACGATGCTGGTGCCCAAGGCGAAGGGCCTGCTGTCCAAGCAGGTCGCGCTCGGGTTCTCGCTCGTCACGCTGGTGCTGACCGCGATCGTCGCGATCGGCTACCACCGCAACGGCGCCGAGGACTACGCCGAGACGCACACCTGGATCAAGGCCTTCGGCGCGCACTACGCGCTCGGTCTCGACGGTGTCGGTGTCGTCCTGGTGGTGCTCACCGCGCTGCTGTCGCCGATCGTGATCATCGCGTCCTGGAACGACGCGCAGGACGGGCGCTGGTCGGAGAAGTCCTTCTTCGCCTGGATCCTCGGCCTGGAGGCGCTGTCGATCGGCGTGTTCGCCGCCACCGACGTGTTCCTCTTCTACGTGCTGTTCGAGGCCACGCTGATCCCGATGTACTTCCTGATCGGTGGCTTCGGCGGCCCGCAGCGTTCGTACGCCGCGGTCAAGTTCCTGCTGTACTCGCTGCTCGGCGGTCTGCTGATGCTGGCGTCGGTGGTCGGCCTGTACGTCGTGTCCGCCAAGCACGGCGCCCCGTCGTACCTGCTGAGCGACATGATGAAGCTGGACATCAGCCAGAACACCGAGCGCTGGCTCTTCCTCGGCTTCTTCTTCGCCTTCGCGGTGAAGGCGCCGATGGTCCCGTTCCACACCTGGCTGCCGGACGCGGCCGGTGAGGCGACGCCGGGTACGTCGGTGCTGCTGGTCGGCATCCTGGACAAGATCGGCACCTTCGGGATGATCCGGTTCTGCCTGGGCCTGTTCCCGAACGCGTCCGAGTGGGCCACCCCGGTGGTGCTGGTGCTGGCGCTGATCTCGGTGCTGTACGGCGCGCTGCTGGCGATCGGCCAGACCGACATCAAGCGGCTGATCGCGTACACCTCGATCTCGCACTTCGGCTTCATCGTGATGGGTATCTTCGCGCTGACGTCGCAGGGCCTGACCGGGTCGACGCTGTACATGTTCAACCATGGTCTTTCGACCGCGGCGCTGTTCCTGGTCGCCGGGTACCTGATCTCCCGGCGCGGGTCCGCGCGGATCGCCGACTACGGCGGGGTCGAGAAGGTGGCGCCGGTGCTCGCCGGCACGTTCCTGTTCGCCGGCCTGTCCAGCCTCGCGCTGCCCGGTCTGTCGCCGTTCATCTCTGAGTTCATGGTGCTGGCCGGCACGTTCAGTCGGCACAAGGTGATCGCGGTGATCGCCGTCACCGGTATCGTGCTGGCCGCGCTGTACATCCTGCTGATGTACCAACGCACGATGACCGGTCCGGTCCGCGACGGGATCGAGAAGCTGAAGGACCTGAACAAGCGCGAGGTGCTTGCCATCGCGCCGCTGGTCATCCTGATCATCGGCCTGGGCATCTTCCCGAAGCCGGTGGTCGACATCATCAAGCCCGCGGTCGAATCGACCATGCAGCGGGTCGGCGTGACCGACAAGGCACCGCAGATCCCCGTGACGGAGGGACAGAAGTGA
- the nuoI gene encoding NADH-quinone oxidoreductase subunit NuoI: MASVKESLWDPVAGFGVTFRTMFRKVFTEQYPFEKKPTAPRFHGRHQLNRWPDGLEKCIGCELCAWACPADAIYVEGADNTEGGRMSPGERYGRVYQINYLRCILCGLCIEACPTRALTMTNEYELADTSRESLIYEKKDLLAPLLPGMQEPPHEMQLGATEKDYYLGLTGAAVPGEGSDAK, from the coding sequence GTGGCTAGTGTCAAAGAGTCCCTCTGGGATCCGGTAGCCGGGTTCGGGGTCACCTTCCGGACGATGTTCCGCAAGGTGTTCACCGAGCAGTACCCGTTCGAGAAGAAGCCGACCGCACCACGGTTCCACGGCCGGCACCAGCTGAACCGCTGGCCGGACGGGCTGGAGAAGTGCATCGGCTGCGAGCTGTGCGCGTGGGCCTGCCCCGCGGACGCGATCTACGTCGAGGGCGCCGACAACACCGAGGGCGGCCGGATGTCGCCGGGCGAGCGGTACGGGCGCGTCTACCAGATCAACTACCTGCGCTGCATCCTCTGCGGTCTGTGCATCGAGGCCTGCCCGACCCGGGCGCTCACGATGACCAACGAGTACGAGCTGGCCGACACCAGCCGCGAGTCCCTCATCTACGAGAAGAAGGACCTGCTGGCGCCGCTGCTCCCGGGCATGCAGGAGCCGCCGCACGAGATGCAGCTCGGCGCGACCGAGAAGGACTACTACCTCGGTCTGACCGGTGCCGCCGTACCGGGCGAGGGGAGTGACGCGAAGTGA
- the nuoL gene encoding NADH-quinone oxidoreductase subunit L → MSHELTWLLVAVPAVSAAILLLGGKATNAWGHLLGTLAPLISFAFGVVLFFQMRGKPDGERSETVRLFEWFSVGQIKVDFTLLIDPLSILFVLLITGVGSLIHIYSIGYMEHDVRRRRFFGYLNLFIAAMLLLVLAADYLLVFVGWEGVGLASYLLIGFWQHKNSAAVAAKKAFVVNRVGDIGLSLAVMSMWALFGSSAFATVNAGSEHLSKTWATLLGLMLLLAACGKSAQVPLQSWLLDAMEGPTPVSALIHAATMVTAGVYLVVRSHAIFEQSDAASTAVVIVGTVTALAGAIIGCAKDDIKKALAGSTMSQIGYMMLAAGLGPAGYVFAIFHLLTHGFFKANMFLGAGSVMHGMNDDVNMRHYGALRSAMKVTFVTFGCGYLAILGIPPFAGFFSKDKIIEAAFADNLVIGLCALLGAGITAFYMTRVMLMTFFGKKRWAEDVHPHESPKVMTWPLIILAALSLGGGALYFAGHWIVDWLTPIVGHEEEHARLSATVMTIITLAVVAVGIAISVLMYRRDIPREAPAGSPVTTFARRDLYGDALNEALFMRPGQYLTRTLVWLDNRGVDGLVNGLAALFGGLSGRLRRFQTGFVRSYALSMVFGAAFVVVALLAVRLS, encoded by the coding sequence ATGAGTCATGAGCTGACGTGGCTGCTGGTCGCAGTACCGGCGGTGTCCGCGGCGATCCTGTTGCTCGGTGGCAAGGCCACCAACGCGTGGGGTCACCTGCTGGGCACGCTGGCGCCGCTGATCTCCTTCGCCTTCGGCGTCGTGCTGTTCTTCCAGATGCGCGGCAAGCCGGACGGCGAGCGGTCCGAGACGGTCCGCCTGTTCGAGTGGTTCTCGGTCGGCCAGATCAAGGTCGACTTCACGCTGCTGATCGACCCGCTGTCGATCCTGTTCGTGCTGCTGATCACCGGTGTGGGTTCGCTGATCCATATCTACTCGATCGGCTACATGGAGCACGACGTCCGGCGGCGGCGGTTCTTCGGCTACCTGAACCTGTTCATCGCGGCGATGCTGCTGCTGGTGCTCGCGGCCGACTACCTGCTGGTCTTCGTCGGCTGGGAGGGCGTCGGCCTGGCGTCGTACCTGCTGATCGGCTTCTGGCAGCACAAGAACTCGGCCGCGGTCGCCGCGAAGAAGGCGTTCGTGGTCAACCGGGTCGGTGACATCGGCCTGTCGCTCGCGGTGATGAGCATGTGGGCGCTGTTCGGCTCCTCCGCGTTCGCGACCGTGAACGCCGGTTCCGAGCACCTCTCGAAGACCTGGGCCACGCTGCTCGGCCTGATGCTGCTGCTGGCCGCCTGCGGTAAGTCCGCGCAGGTGCCGCTGCAGTCCTGGCTGCTGGACGCGATGGAGGGCCCGACCCCGGTGTCGGCGCTGATCCACGCGGCGACCATGGTCACCGCGGGCGTCTACCTGGTGGTCCGCTCGCACGCGATCTTCGAACAGTCCGACGCCGCCTCGACCGCGGTGGTGATCGTCGGTACGGTCACCGCACTCGCCGGTGCGATCATCGGTTGCGCCAAGGACGACATCAAGAAGGCGCTGGCCGGTTCGACGATGAGCCAGATCGGCTACATGATGCTCGCGGCGGGCCTCGGCCCGGCCGGCTACGTGTTCGCGATCTTCCACCTGCTTACGCACGGCTTCTTCAAGGCGAACATGTTCCTCGGCGCCGGCTCGGTCATGCACGGCATGAACGACGACGTGAACATGCGCCACTACGGAGCTCTGCGGTCGGCGATGAAGGTCACCTTCGTGACGTTCGGCTGCGGCTACCTGGCGATCCTCGGCATCCCGCCGTTCGCCGGCTTCTTCAGCAAGGACAAGATCATCGAGGCCGCGTTCGCGGACAACCTCGTGATCGGTCTGTGCGCGCTGCTCGGCGCCGGCATCACCGCGTTCTACATGACCCGGGTGATGCTGATGACGTTCTTCGGCAAGAAGCGCTGGGCCGAGGACGTGCACCCGCACGAGTCGCCGAAGGTGATGACGTGGCCGCTGATCATCCTGGCCGCGCTTTCCCTCGGCGGCGGCGCGCTGTACTTCGCCGGCCACTGGATCGTCGACTGGCTGACCCCGATCGTCGGTCACGAGGAGGAGCACGCCCGGCTGAGCGCGACGGTGATGACGATCATCACGCTCGCGGTCGTTGCCGTCGGCATCGCGATCTCGGTGCTGATGTACCGCCGGGACATCCCGCGTGAGGCGCCGGCCGGATCGCCGGTCACCACGTTCGCGCGGCGTGACCTGTACGGCGACGCGCTGAACGAGGCCCTCTTCATGCGGCCGGGGCAGTACCTGACCCGGACGCTGGTCTGGCTCGACAACCGGGGCGTCGACGGCCTGGTCAACGGGCTGGCCGCACTGTTCGGCGGACTGTCCGGCCGGCTCCGCCGGTTCCAGACGGGCTTCGTCCGTTCGTACGCACTCAGCATGGTCTTCGGCGCCGCATTCGTGGTCGTCGCCCTCCTCGCGGTGAGGTTGTCGTGA
- the nuoK gene encoding NADH-quinone oxidoreductase subunit NuoK, producing MTTEPYIVLAAILFSIGALGVLVRRNAIVVFMCVELMLNATNLAFVSFARQHGNIDGQIAAFFVMVVAAAEVVIGLAIIMAIFRTRRSASVDDANLLKY from the coding sequence GTGACCACGGAGCCGTACATCGTGCTCGCGGCGATCCTGTTCAGTATCGGCGCGCTCGGCGTGCTGGTACGCCGGAACGCGATCGTCGTGTTCATGTGCGTCGAGCTGATGCTGAACGCGACCAACCTCGCCTTCGTCAGCTTCGCCCGCCAGCACGGCAACATCGACGGTCAGATCGCCGCCTTCTTCGTGATGGTGGTGGCCGCGGCCGAGGTCGTGATCGGGCTGGCGATCATCATGGCCATCTTCCGCACCCGTCGCTCGGCCTCGGTCGACGACGCCAACCTGCTCAAGTACTGA
- a CDS encoding NADH-quinone oxidoreductase subunit J, translating to MIGLVTGSQVAFWMLAPVMILAAIGMVLVRKAVHSALLLATVMICLAVQYAAQDAPFLFAVQIIVYTGAILMLFLFVLMLVGVDASDSLVETIRGQRLLAGIAFVAFGVLLIAAVGNAMYGHPTGLADAQPDGNPKAIAALLFGKYVWAFEVTSALLITAAMGAMMLAHRERLTKKKTQRDHAEERIRKYAEQGIHPGPLPTPGVLARHNAVDTPALLPDGSIAPTSVSRVLQARGTVFPEAEERADIEEVRELTAEDEGDKA from the coding sequence GTGATCGGCTTGGTTACCGGCTCGCAGGTGGCGTTCTGGATGCTCGCCCCGGTGATGATCCTGGCCGCGATCGGGATGGTGCTGGTCCGCAAGGCGGTGCACTCGGCGCTGCTGCTGGCGACCGTGATGATCTGCCTCGCGGTGCAGTACGCCGCGCAGGACGCGCCGTTCCTGTTCGCCGTCCAGATCATCGTCTACACCGGCGCGATCCTGATGCTGTTCCTGTTCGTGCTGATGCTGGTCGGCGTGGACGCGTCCGACTCCCTGGTCGAGACGATCCGCGGCCAGCGGCTGCTCGCCGGGATCGCGTTCGTCGCCTTCGGCGTGCTGCTGATCGCCGCCGTCGGGAACGCGATGTACGGGCACCCGACCGGACTCGCCGACGCGCAGCCGGACGGGAACCCGAAGGCGATCGCGGCGCTGCTGTTCGGCAAGTACGTGTGGGCGTTCGAGGTCACCTCGGCGCTGCTGATCACCGCCGCGATGGGCGCGATGATGCTGGCCCACCGCGAGCGGCTGACCAAGAAGAAGACGCAGCGCGATCACGCCGAGGAGCGGATCCGCAAGTACGCCGAGCAGGGCATCCACCCGGGTCCGCTGCCGACTCCCGGCGTACTGGCCCGGCACAACGCCGTCGACACGCCGGCGCTGCTGCCGGACGGGTCGATCGCACCGACCTCGGTTTCGCGCGTGCTCCAGGCACGTGGCACCGTGTTCCCCGAAGCCGAGGAGCGCGCGGACATCGAAGAGGTCCGCGAGCTCACCGCTGAGGACGAAGGAGACAAGGCGTGA
- the nuoN gene encoding NADH-quinone oxidoreductase subunit NuoN, translating into MLLPLADFTAPKIEYNELAPLLVVFGAACVGVLVEAFLPRSLRHLVQLAITVVAVVVSGVLTGILMNEKKELIAAQGAISVDGPALFTWIILLALTLISVLLFAERSVDGGLSAFAGQAAAVPGSEAEREGTAARIEHTEIFPLTLFAVGGMMLFASSNDLLVLFVALEVFSLPLYLLCGLARRRRLISQEAAMKYFLLGAFSSAFLLFGIALLYGYAGTMSLGGISDALSTETGGDTILLAGTGLLGVGLLFKVGAVPFHSWTPDVYQGAPTPVTGFMAACTKIAAFVGLMRVFYVALGGTRWDWAPMMWIVAILTMVVGSIVAITQTDVKRMLAYSSIAHAGFLLTAFVGLAQAGNGVHNGITSTQAVLFYLVSYGFPTIGAFAVVTLVRDAGGEATHLSRWAGLGKKSPLLAGIFAFFLLSFAGIPLTAGFTGKWAVFSAAWTGGAWPLVVVAVLSSLVAAFFYVRVIVLMFFSDLPADAPDVALPGWQTTSAVALGLAATVVLGLVPGPVLDLAARAGEFIR; encoded by the coding sequence ATGTTGCTGCCGCTGGCGGACTTCACGGCGCCGAAGATCGAGTACAACGAGCTGGCTCCGCTGCTCGTCGTCTTCGGTGCGGCGTGCGTCGGCGTCCTGGTCGAGGCGTTCCTGCCCCGATCCTTGCGGCACCTGGTGCAGTTGGCGATCACGGTGGTCGCCGTGGTCGTGTCCGGGGTTCTGACAGGCATCCTGATGAACGAGAAGAAGGAGCTGATCGCCGCCCAGGGTGCGATCTCGGTCGACGGCCCGGCGCTGTTCACCTGGATCATCCTGCTGGCGCTGACGCTGATCAGCGTGCTGCTGTTCGCCGAGCGCTCGGTCGACGGTGGCCTGTCCGCGTTCGCCGGCCAGGCGGCCGCCGTACCGGGCTCGGAGGCCGAGCGGGAGGGCACGGCGGCCCGGATCGAGCACACCGAGATCTTCCCGCTGACCCTGTTCGCGGTCGGCGGCATGATGCTGTTCGCGTCCTCGAACGACCTGCTGGTGCTGTTCGTCGCGCTCGAGGTCTTCTCGCTGCCGCTGTACCTGCTCTGCGGCCTGGCGCGTCGTCGCCGGCTGATCTCGCAGGAAGCCGCGATGAAGTACTTCCTGCTCGGCGCGTTCTCCTCGGCATTCCTGCTGTTCGGGATCGCGCTGCTCTACGGGTACGCCGGCACCATGTCGCTCGGCGGGATCTCGGACGCGCTGTCGACCGAGACCGGTGGTGACACGATCCTGCTGGCCGGGACGGGTCTGCTGGGTGTCGGCCTGCTGTTCAAGGTCGGCGCCGTGCCGTTCCACTCCTGGACACCGGACGTGTACCAGGGCGCCCCGACGCCGGTCACCGGCTTCATGGCGGCCTGCACCAAGATCGCCGCGTTCGTCGGGCTGATGCGGGTCTTCTACGTCGCCCTCGGCGGCACGCGCTGGGACTGGGCGCCGATGATGTGGATCGTCGCGATCCTCACCATGGTGGTCGGTTCGATCGTCGCGATCACCCAGACCGACGTGAAGCGGATGCTGGCGTACTCGTCGATCGCGCACGCCGGCTTCCTGTTGACCGCGTTCGTCGGCCTCGCGCAGGCGGGCAACGGCGTCCACAACGGGATCACGTCGACCCAGGCGGTGTTGTTCTACCTGGTCTCGTACGGCTTCCCGACCATCGGCGCGTTCGCGGTCGTCACGCTGGTGCGCGACGCGGGCGGCGAGGCGACCCACCTGTCCCGCTGGGCGGGCCTGGGCAAGAAGTCGCCGCTGCTGGCCGGGATCTTCGCGTTCTTCCTGCTGTCCTTCGCCGGCATCCCGCTGACTGCGGGCTTCACCGGCAAGTGGGCGGTCTTCAGCGCGGCGTGGACCGGTGGCGCGTGGCCGCTGGTCGTCGTCGCCGTACTGTCGAGCCTGGTGGCCGCGTTCTTCTACGTCCGCGTGATCGTGCTGATGTTCTTCTCCGACCTGCCGGCCGACGCGCCGGACGTGGCGCTGCCCGGCTGGCAGACCACCTCGGCCGTCGCGCTGGGTCTCGCCGCCACGGTGGTTCTCGGTCTGGTTCCCGGACCGGTGCTCGACCTGGCGGCCCGAGCTGGTGAGTTCATCCGTTGA
- a CDS encoding NADH-quinone oxidoreductase subunit G encodes MTIQANPPAGSEVERTDLVTVTIDDIEVKVPKNSLAIRAAEQIGIQIPRFCDHPLLDPVGACRQCLVEVTDAGNGRGMPKPQASCTLTVADGMVIRTQVSSPVADKAQHGNMEFLLINHPLDCPVCDKGGECPLQNQAMSNGGGESRFTEVKRTYPKPINISAEVLLDRERCILCARCTRFSEQIAGDPFIALIERGALQQVGIYEKEPFESYFSGNTIQICPVGALTSAAYRFRSRPFDLVSVPSVAEHDSSGAAIRVDYRRGKVMRRLAGDDPQVNEEWISDKDRFAFQYATTGDRLTHPMIREDGELRPASWPEALTLAAGKLNAARGNAAVLTGGRLTLEDSYAYSKFARVALGSNDIDFRARPHSAEEADFLAAAVAGTGLGTTFTDLESAGSVLFVGFEPEEEAPAVFLRVRKGVMAHGTKVFTVAAYGSRGIEKLDGVVVPASPGTEAAVLGDLGNAGEAGAAARAALGADSIIIVGERLASVPGGYSAALRLALDTGAQLAWIPRRAGDRGALEAGCLPGLLPGGRLVTDPQARVDLQAAWGVENLPGETGKDLTEIVATAGSLQALVVAGVEIDDLPDPAAALAALAAAPFVVSFEVRKSQVTEYADVVFPVVPPVEKSGTFVNWEGRERPFPVVLKVPTAMPDVRALAALAQEMGRSIGFSTPDGAKREFDELGRWDGDRAQEPTYGAAPALGAFDSTRLATWRMLIDDSRACDGEPHLTATARTPVARISLTTAHRVGVADGDELVVSTDAGTVRLPVVITSMPDNVVWLPANSADSHVRRSLHADHGSIVTIAGGNS; translated from the coding sequence ATGACGATCCAAGCGAACCCGCCGGCCGGGTCGGAGGTGGAGCGGACCGACCTGGTCACCGTCACCATCGACGACATCGAGGTCAAGGTTCCGAAGAACAGCCTGGCGATCCGGGCCGCCGAGCAGATCGGGATCCAGATCCCGCGGTTCTGCGACCACCCGCTGCTCGACCCGGTCGGCGCCTGCCGGCAGTGCCTGGTCGAGGTCACCGACGCGGGCAACGGCCGCGGGATGCCGAAGCCGCAGGCGTCCTGCACGCTGACCGTTGCCGACGGCATGGTGATCCGCACCCAGGTGAGCTCGCCGGTGGCCGACAAGGCCCAGCACGGGAACATGGAGTTCCTGCTGATCAACCACCCGCTGGACTGCCCGGTCTGCGACAAGGGCGGCGAGTGCCCGCTGCAGAACCAGGCGATGTCCAACGGCGGCGGCGAGTCCCGGTTCACCGAGGTGAAGCGGACCTACCCGAAGCCGATCAACATCTCGGCCGAGGTGCTGCTGGACCGCGAGCGCTGCATCCTCTGCGCGCGCTGCACCCGGTTCTCCGAGCAGATCGCCGGTGACCCGTTCATCGCGCTGATCGAGCGCGGCGCGCTGCAGCAGGTCGGCATCTACGAGAAGGAGCCCTTCGAGAGCTACTTCTCCGGCAACACGATCCAGATCTGCCCGGTCGGCGCGCTCACCAGCGCGGCGTACCGGTTCCGCTCGCGGCCGTTCGACCTGGTGTCGGTGCCGTCGGTGGCCGAGCACGACTCGTCCGGTGCGGCGATCCGGGTCGACTACCGGCGCGGCAAGGTGATGCGCCGGCTGGCCGGCGACGACCCGCAGGTCAACGAGGAGTGGATCTCCGACAAGGACCGGTTCGCGTTCCAGTACGCGACCACCGGCGACCGGCTGACCCACCCGATGATCCGCGAGGACGGCGAGCTGCGGCCGGCGTCCTGGCCGGAGGCGCTGACGCTGGCGGCCGGCAAGCTCAACGCGGCCCGCGGCAACGCGGCGGTGCTGACCGGTGGCCGGCTCACCCTCGAGGACTCCTACGCGTACTCGAAGTTCGCGCGGGTTGCCCTCGGCAGCAACGACATCGACTTCCGGGCCCGGCCGCACTCCGCGGAGGAGGCGGACTTCCTCGCCGCCGCGGTGGCCGGTACCGGCCTGGGTACGACGTTCACCGATCTGGAGAGCGCGGGCTCCGTGCTGTTCGTCGGGTTCGAGCCCGAGGAGGAGGCCCCGGCGGTCTTCCTCCGGGTCCGCAAGGGCGTCATGGCGCACGGGACCAAGGTGTTCACGGTCGCGGCGTACGGCTCGCGCGGGATCGAGAAGCTCGACGGCGTCGTCGTACCGGCGTCGCCGGGCACCGAGGCCGCCGTACTCGGGGATCTCGGCAACGCCGGTGAGGCCGGGGCAGCTGCCCGGGCCGCGCTCGGCGCGGACTCGATCATCATCGTCGGCGAGCGGCTGGCGAGCGTCCCGGGTGGGTACTCGGCCGCGCTGCGGCTGGCGCTCGACACCGGCGCCCAGCTGGCCTGGATCCCGCGCCGCGCGGGTGACCGGGGTGCGCTCGAGGCCGGCTGTCTGCCGGGTCTGCTGCCCGGTGGCCGGTTGGTGACCGACCCGCAGGCGCGGGTCGACCTGCAGGCCGCGTGGGGTGTGGAGAACCTGCCGGGCGAGACCGGCAAGGACCTCACCGAGATCGTCGCCACCGCGGGATCGCTGCAGGCGCTGGTGGTCGCGGGTGTCGAGATCGACGACCTGCCCGACCCGGCCGCGGCGCTGGCCGCGCTGGCGGCGGCGCCGTTCGTGGTCAGCTTCGAGGTCCGCAAGTCCCAGGTGACCGAGTACGCCGACGTGGTCTTCCCGGTCGTACCGCCGGTGGAGAAGTCCGGCACCTTCGTGAACTGGGAGGGTCGCGAGCGGCCGTTCCCGGTCGTGCTCAAGGTGCCGACCGCGATGCCGGACGTTCGGGCGCTGGCCGCGCTGGCGCAGGAGATGGGCCGCTCGATCGGGTTCAGCACGCCGGACGGCGCGAAGCGCGAGTTCGACGAGCTCGGCCGCTGGGACGGCGACCGTGCCCAGGAGCCGACGTACGGCGCCGCTCCGGCGCTCGGTGCGTTCGACTCCACCCGGCTCGCGACCTGGCGGATGCTGATCGACGACAGCCGGGCCTGCGACGGTGAGCCGCACCTGACCGCGACCGCGCGGACGCCGGTCGCCCGGATCTCGCTCACCACCGCACACCGGGTCGGTGTCGCCGACGGGGACGAGCTGGTGGTGAGCACCGACGCCGGGACCGTCCGGCTGCCGGTCGTGATCACATCGATGCCCGACAACGTGGTCTGGCTGCCGGCCAACTCGGCCGACTCCCACGTCCGCCGGTCATTGCACGCAGACCATGGCTCGATCGTGACGATCGCCGGAGGGAACTCATGA